The proteins below come from a single Staphylococcus sp. MI 10-1553 genomic window:
- a CDS encoding alpha-L-fucosidase, whose protein sequence is MYYTPSWESLKQHPLPKWFDDAKFGIFIHWGPYSVPHWANTEGKFGEIDRDMHFTLNPYSEWYQNTLRIAGSPTAEYHAKTYGEDFEYEQFADLWKAEKWNPEAWATLFEKAGAKYVVLTTMHHDGFNLWPSRYNQDYSVATKGPKRDLVGELTDAVRQKNLKMGHYYSGGLNWRFTFEPIVTFEDVKYVRPITYDFADYAYKQFAELIEKYQPDILWNDIGWPDKGLEDVKHLFAYYYNKVPEGVVNDRWHIEKNAPNWNHPPEKFETWEDFDTKEYSNNHQAAQKKWEYTRGMGYSFAFNSNEGEEETISEEELVSLLIEVVSKNGNLLLNVGPRPDGTIPEIQVERLHQLGAWLEMNGEGIYETRPSAQPSIKLDEGTTVFFTQKEDVTFAFLTGEVTQESTLELDELQEVHKVETLNPGDDIETEIHGTTVTIRFKQQADTVAHGFKLIH, encoded by the coding sequence ACAGAGGGCAAATTTGGAGAAATTGACCGTGATATGCATTTTACATTAAATCCTTATTCCGAATGGTATCAAAACACTTTACGTATTGCGGGAAGTCCAACTGCAGAATATCATGCGAAAACGTATGGTGAAGATTTTGAATATGAGCAATTTGCAGATTTATGGAAAGCAGAAAAATGGAATCCTGAAGCATGGGCAACATTGTTCGAAAAAGCAGGTGCGAAATATGTCGTTTTAACTACAATGCATCACGATGGGTTCAACTTATGGCCTAGTCGCTACAATCAAGATTACAGTGTTGCAACTAAAGGGCCGAAACGTGATTTAGTGGGTGAATTGACTGATGCGGTACGTCAAAAAAACTTAAAAATGGGACACTATTATTCAGGTGGTTTGAACTGGCGCTTTACGTTTGAGCCGATTGTAACATTTGAAGATGTCAAATATGTGCGTCCAATTACGTATGATTTTGCAGATTATGCGTATAAACAATTTGCTGAACTGATTGAAAAATACCAACCTGATATTTTATGGAATGACATCGGTTGGCCTGATAAAGGTTTAGAAGATGTGAAGCATTTATTTGCTTATTATTACAACAAAGTGCCTGAAGGTGTCGTAAATGATCGTTGGCATATTGAGAAAAATGCGCCGAACTGGAATCATCCACCAGAAAAGTTTGAAACATGGGAAGACTTTGATACGAAAGAGTATTCCAATAATCATCAAGCTGCTCAAAAGAAATGGGAATATACGCGTGGTATGGGTTATTCTTTTGCTTTCAATAGTAATGAAGGTGAAGAAGAAACGATTTCAGAAGAAGAACTTGTCAGCCTACTCATTGAAGTGGTAAGTAAAAACGGCAACTTATTATTAAATGTCGGTCCGCGTCCAGATGGTACTATTCCTGAAATTCAAGTGGAACGTCTTCATCAACTTGGTGCATGGTTAGAAATGAATGGCGAAGGGATTTACGAGACACGTCCAAGTGCACAACCTTCTATCAAATTAGACGAAGGCACAACAGTGTTCTTTACACAAAAAGAAGATGTGACATTCGCATTTTTAACAGGAGAAGTGACGCAAGAATCGACACTTGAGTTGGACGAATTACAAGAAGTTCATAAAGTAGAAACTTTAAACCCAGGTGATGATATTGAAACGGAAATCCATGGTACAACAGTTACGATTCGATTCAAGCAACAAGCAGATACAGTAGCACACGGTTTTAAATTGATACATTAA